In Oryzihumus leptocrescens, the following are encoded in one genomic region:
- a CDS encoding N-acetylmuramoyl-L-alanine amidase — translation MASPRHGAPAMSWAPVRGPVHADVEQVALSATPGSSRVDVPQRATKPFSLVGVTWDQARTRLDGTVEVRVRSASSGQWSGWHAVNPQGEDAPDGSEGAKARGGTAPLWVGPSNGVQLRVAGKPSRQLPAGMKLALVDPGHAGGARVANMAFVQSATDTATATSTDTATTSTSTDTATGTGTSSSTTDTATATTSTDTSTASTTTAPPTTASSTTTTAPSTTTSTTTPPPATSTAPMPPIATRADWGADETKRRTASPDYGTAVKVVFVHHTDGANDYTCGPGTNGADGPNGSKAVIRSIYAYHVDTMGWDDIGYNFLVDKCGQLWEGRYGGMDQPVIGAQTYGFNTDSAGIAVIGTYTGTAGASSAAEQSIARLVAWKLGFARYTADQTGQVLTYRGDTTTETPPRFVHGNTYTFQALSGHRDGFATQCPGDGVYAQLPTLRTWAAGPPSGVRITGISGATAVSGTYYTRGPVTVSWTAGSPLALVSRSELLVDGTVAATSTTGATSLQATLTPGKHTVAVRATQFTGKAATSGASTVVGDTAAPTFPTRPYAGLRGGTVASTSAPMTLVWKASDNALLRQVQATAPSAATFAPTTTSWATAARPGVSTTFALKATDAAGNTGSASTVVTPAILQETSAVRSGSWTSRSSSSYLGGYSLSTSALNASLTWKFTGRSVAWVVSRASSSGQAAVYVDGVKVATVDLRSSTALYRNAIWARTWSTSATHTVKVVNLATAGRPTITTDGIVYLK, via the coding sequence GTGGCGTCCCCGCGGCACGGCGCCCCGGCCATGTCGTGGGCGCCGGTGCGCGGCCCGGTGCACGCCGACGTCGAGCAGGTGGCGCTGAGCGCCACCCCGGGCAGCTCCCGGGTGGACGTGCCGCAACGCGCCACGAAGCCGTTCAGCCTCGTGGGCGTGACGTGGGACCAGGCGCGCACCCGGCTCGACGGCACCGTCGAGGTGCGGGTGCGGTCCGCCTCCTCCGGCCAGTGGTCCGGCTGGCACGCCGTCAACCCGCAGGGTGAGGACGCACCGGACGGCAGTGAGGGCGCGAAGGCGCGCGGCGGCACAGCCCCGCTGTGGGTCGGCCCGTCCAACGGGGTGCAGCTGCGGGTCGCCGGCAAGCCGAGCCGGCAGCTGCCGGCTGGCATGAAGCTGGCGCTGGTCGACCCGGGCCACGCCGGTGGCGCCCGGGTGGCCAACATGGCCTTCGTCCAGTCCGCCACTGACACGGCGACCGCGACATCGACGGACACGGCGACAACCAGCACCTCCACCGACACGGCCACGGGCACGGGCACGTCCAGCTCGACGACGGACACGGCCACGGCGACCACTTCGACGGACACGTCCACGGCCTCGACGACAACGGCGCCGCCGACCACGGCCTCGTCGACGACCACCACCGCGCCGAGCACCACGACGAGCACGACGACGCCCCCGCCGGCCACCTCGACCGCGCCCATGCCGCCGATCGCCACGCGCGCCGACTGGGGTGCGGACGAGACCAAGCGACGCACGGCGTCCCCGGACTACGGGACGGCGGTCAAGGTCGTCTTCGTCCACCACACTGACGGCGCGAACGACTACACGTGTGGCCCGGGCACCAACGGCGCCGACGGGCCGAACGGGTCCAAAGCCGTGATCCGCAGCATCTACGCGTACCACGTGGACACCATGGGCTGGGACGACATCGGCTACAACTTCCTCGTCGACAAGTGCGGCCAGCTCTGGGAGGGCCGCTACGGCGGCATGGACCAGCCGGTCATCGGCGCCCAGACCTACGGGTTCAACACCGACAGCGCCGGCATCGCCGTGATCGGCACCTACACCGGCACCGCCGGCGCCAGCAGTGCGGCCGAGCAGAGCATCGCCCGGCTCGTGGCCTGGAAGCTCGGCTTCGCGCGCTACACGGCGGACCAGACCGGCCAGGTGCTCACCTACCGCGGCGACACCACCACCGAGACCCCGCCCCGGTTCGTCCACGGAAACACCTACACCTTCCAGGCGCTCTCCGGGCACCGTGACGGCTTCGCCACGCAGTGCCCCGGCGACGGGGTCTATGCCCAGCTGCCGACGCTGCGCACCTGGGCTGCCGGTCCGCCCTCGGGCGTGCGCATCACCGGCATCTCCGGTGCGACGGCCGTAAGCGGCACGTACTACACCCGCGGCCCGGTCACGGTCAGCTGGACCGCTGGCAGCCCGCTCGCCCTGGTCTCCCGCTCTGAGCTGCTCGTCGACGGGACCGTCGCCGCGACCTCGACCACCGGCGCCACCTCGCTGCAGGCCACCCTCACGCCGGGCAAACACACGGTCGCAGTCCGCGCCACGCAGTTCACCGGCAAGGCGGCCACCTCGGGGGCCAGCACGGTCGTGGGCGACACCGCCGCGCCGACGTTCCCCACCAGGCCGTATGCCGGGCTCCGCGGCGGCACGGTCGCCTCGACGTCCGCGCCGATGACGCTGGTGTGGAAGGCGTCCGACAACGCCCTGCTCCGGCAGGTGCAGGCGACAGCGCCGTCGGCGGCGACCTTCGCACCCACGACGACGTCGTGGGCCACGGCGGCCCGCCCGGGCGTCAGCACCACGTTCGCCCTCAAGGCGACCGACGCGGCAGGTAACACGGGGTCAGCCTCGACGGTGGTCACGCCGGCGATCCTGCAGGAGACCTCGGCGGTGCGCAGCGGCAGCTGGACCTCCCGCAGCAGCAGCAGCTACCTCGGCGGCTACTCGCTGTCCACCAGCGCCCTCAACGCCTCGCTGACCTGGAAGTTCACCGGGAGGTCGGTGGCCTGGGTCGTGTCCCGGGCCTCCAGCTCGGGCCAGGCCGCGGTCTACGTCGACGGGGTCAAGGTGGCCACGGTCGACCTCCGCTCCAGCACGGCCCTCTACCGCAACGCGATCTGGGCCAGGACCTGGTCGACCAGTGCCACGCACACGGTCAAGGTGGTCAACCTCGCCACCGCCGGCCGGCCGACGATCACCACGGACGGCATCGTCTACCTGAAGTGA
- a CDS encoding zinc-binding dehydrogenase, whose translation MLAAYAASQSASDPLSGLVIGERPDPEPRPGWSVVRLKAAGLNHHDVWSLKGVGLPADRLPMVLGCDGAGLDEDGNEVIVHAVVASEGWHGDETLDPRRTLLSELHDGTLAEKVLVPTANLVPKPAGLGWHTAACLSTAWLTAYRMLFSSAGLTPGATVLVQGAGGGVATALVQLGAATGYRVWATSRDEAKRAKALEIGADAVFEPGARLPERVDAVMETVGAATWSHSINSLRPGGTVVISGATSGDAPARAELTKIYFKQLRVIGSTMGNRQELERLARLVDSRGITPAVDSEFALADARAGFEKMVAGDLFGKVVITT comes from the coding sequence ATGCTCGCCGCCTATGCCGCCAGCCAGTCCGCCTCCGACCCGTTGTCGGGCCTGGTGATCGGGGAGCGCCCCGATCCCGAGCCGCGCCCGGGCTGGTCGGTCGTCAGGCTCAAGGCCGCCGGCCTGAACCACCACGACGTCTGGTCGCTCAAGGGCGTCGGCCTGCCCGCCGACCGGCTGCCGATGGTGCTGGGGTGCGACGGCGCGGGCCTGGATGAGGACGGCAACGAGGTCATCGTCCACGCGGTGGTCGCCAGCGAGGGCTGGCACGGCGACGAGACCCTCGACCCGCGCCGGACCCTGTTGTCCGAGCTGCACGACGGCACGCTCGCCGAGAAGGTGCTCGTGCCCACGGCCAACCTCGTGCCCAAGCCGGCCGGGCTCGGCTGGCACACCGCTGCCTGCCTGAGCACGGCCTGGCTCACGGCATACCGGATGCTCTTCTCCAGCGCCGGCCTGACGCCCGGCGCGACCGTGCTGGTGCAGGGCGCCGGCGGGGGAGTGGCCACCGCGCTGGTGCAGCTCGGGGCGGCCACGGGCTACCGGGTGTGGGCCACCAGCCGGGACGAGGCGAAGCGGGCCAAGGCCCTCGAGATCGGGGCCGACGCGGTCTTCGAGCCCGGCGCGCGGCTGCCCGAGCGGGTCGACGCCGTGATGGAGACCGTGGGCGCGGCCACCTGGTCGCACTCCATCAACTCGCTGCGTCCCGGCGGCACGGTCGTCATCTCCGGCGCCACCTCCGGCGACGCGCCGGCCAGGGCGGAGCTGACCAAGATCTACTTCAAGCAGCTGCGGGTGATCGGGTCGACGATGGGCAACCGCCAGGAGCTGGAGCGCCTGGCCCGGTTGGTCGACAGCCGGGGGATCACCCCGGCTGTCGACTCCGAGTTCGCCCTCGCCGACGCCCGCGCGGGCTTCGAGAAGATGGTCGCCGGAGACCTCTTCGGCAAGGTCGTCATCACCACCTGA
- a CDS encoding amino acid ABC transporter ATP-binding protein, producing the protein MTTGTTSTPLVHALNVSKAFHGNEVLKGIDLDVHRGQVVCLLGPSGSGKTTFLRCINQLESLDGGRIWVDGDLMGYEDRGGTLHDLTDRAIAAQRRNIGMVFQRFNLFPHMTAVQNIMEAPIQVKGENKAKARERAMTLLERVGLSDKPDAYPSQLSGGQQQRVAIARALAMNPKLMLFDEPTSALDPELVGEVLAVMRQLARDGMTMIVVTHEMVFAREVADHVVFMDGGVVVEQGDPRSVIDNPQHNRTRTFLGRMQAEYKPAVEHVPDVIPGTVPKAPTSVD; encoded by the coding sequence ATGACCACTGGGACAACGTCCACTCCGCTGGTCCACGCCCTCAACGTCAGCAAGGCCTTCCACGGCAACGAGGTCCTCAAGGGCATCGACCTGGACGTGCACAGGGGTCAGGTCGTCTGCCTGCTCGGCCCTTCCGGGTCGGGCAAGACGACGTTCCTGCGCTGCATCAACCAGCTGGAGTCGCTCGACGGCGGACGCATCTGGGTCGATGGCGACCTGATGGGCTACGAGGACCGGGGCGGCACGCTGCACGACCTCACCGACCGTGCCATCGCCGCACAACGCCGCAACATCGGCATGGTCTTCCAGCGGTTCAACCTCTTCCCGCACATGACCGCGGTGCAGAACATCATGGAAGCCCCGATCCAGGTCAAGGGAGAGAACAAGGCCAAGGCGCGAGAGAGGGCCATGACGCTGCTCGAGCGCGTGGGGCTGTCGGACAAGCCCGACGCCTACCCGTCCCAGCTCTCCGGCGGCCAGCAGCAGCGGGTCGCCATCGCTCGTGCACTGGCCATGAACCCCAAGCTCATGCTGTTCGACGAGCCCACCTCGGCGCTCGACCCCGAGCTGGTCGGTGAGGTCCTGGCCGTCATGCGCCAGCTGGCCCGCGACGGCATGACCATGATCGTCGTCACCCACGAGATGGTCTTCGCCCGCGAGGTGGCCGACCACGTGGTCTTCATGGACGGCGGCGTCGTCGTCGAACAGGGCGACCCGCGATCGGTCATCGACAACCCGCAGCACAACCGCACCCGGACCTTCCTCGGCAGGATGCAGGCCGAGTACAAGCCCGCGGTGGAGCACGTGCCGGACGTCATCCCCGGCACTGTCCCCAAGGCTCCGACGAGCGTCGACTGA
- the sodN gene encoding superoxide dismutase, Ni — MFSRLFAAPVEVSAHCDLPCGVYDPAQARIEAESIKAIIAKVADNDDADFRVRATIIKEQRSELVKHHLWVLWTDYFKAPHFEKYPQLHTLFNEATKLAGATGTKGEFDAAKADELLAKIAEIDTIFWETKKAA, encoded by the coding sequence ATGTTCTCCCGCTTGTTTGCCGCCCCGGTCGAGGTCAGCGCCCACTGCGACCTGCCCTGTGGTGTCTACGACCCCGCCCAGGCCCGCATCGAGGCCGAGTCCATCAAGGCGATCATCGCCAAGGTGGCCGACAACGACGACGCCGACTTCCGCGTCCGCGCGACCATCATCAAGGAGCAGCGTTCCGAGCTCGTGAAGCACCACCTCTGGGTGCTGTGGACCGACTACTTCAAGGCCCCGCACTTCGAGAAGTACCCCCAGCTGCACACCCTCTTCAACGAGGCCACCAAGCTGGCCGGCGCGACCGGCACCAAGGGTGAGTTCGACGCCGCCAAGGCCGACGAGCTGCTCGCCAAGATCGCCGAGATCGACACGATCTTCTGGGAGACCAAGAAGGCCGCCTGA
- a CDS encoding amino acid ABC transporter permease, translating to MVAMLLSSFLTNDKWNFPFALQVMNQSPVLEGLYKGTILGTVGAMIIGVILGVIIAIMRLSSNPVLRGVSFVYTWFFRAIPRYVLLVIIGTGLGYLYHTLDVGVPFGKQIAGVFGLQSDLTFFHLTTDEIVGGLVGGIIGLGLSEAAYMAEIARAGILSVDVGQREAAQALGMSSSKTMRRIVLPQAMRVIVPPTGNETIAMVKDTSLLVAIPVITELFYQASAIGSRTLKIMPSYVAATAWYLIVCSVLMVGQSYLERYFGRGFGQKAPKTRRFARPGGAGGA from the coding sequence ATGGTGGCCATGCTGCTCAGCTCGTTCCTCACCAACGACAAGTGGAACTTCCCCTTCGCACTCCAGGTGATGAATCAGAGCCCGGTGCTCGAGGGCCTCTACAAGGGCACCATCCTCGGCACTGTCGGCGCCATGATCATCGGCGTCATCCTCGGCGTCATCATCGCGATCATGCGCCTGTCCTCGAACCCGGTCCTGCGAGGCGTGTCGTTCGTCTACACCTGGTTCTTCCGCGCGATCCCCCGTTACGTCCTCCTGGTGATCATCGGCACCGGCCTGGGGTACCTCTACCACACCCTCGATGTCGGGGTGCCGTTCGGCAAGCAGATCGCCGGCGTGTTCGGCCTGCAGAGCGACCTGACCTTCTTCCACCTGACGACCGACGAGATCGTCGGCGGACTGGTGGGTGGCATCATCGGCCTCGGGCTGTCCGAGGCCGCCTACATGGCGGAGATCGCGCGCGCGGGCATCCTCTCGGTCGACGTCGGCCAGAGAGAGGCCGCCCAGGCGCTCGGCATGAGCAGCAGCAAGACCATGCGTCGCATCGTGCTCCCGCAGGCCATGCGGGTGATCGTGCCCCCGACCGGCAACGAGACCATCGCGATGGTCAAGGACACCTCGCTGCTGGTGGCCATCCCGGTGATCACCGAGCTCTTCTACCAGGCCAGTGCCATCGGCTCCCGCACGCTGAAGATCATGCCCTCCTACGTCGCAGCGACCGCGTGGTACCTCATCGTGTGCAGCGTGCTGATGGTCGGCCAGTCCTACCTGGAGCGCTACTTCGGCCGTGGCTTCGGCCAGAAGGCGCCGAAGACGAGGCGGTTTGCCCGGCCGGGTGGGGCGGGAGGCGCGTGA
- a CDS encoding DUF3311 domain-containing protein: MDHDEIHRTAPPARTGLMVLAGILVAAPILALVWVSSYAKDGPQLGGFPFFFWYQLLWVFLTSGCTYAAYRIVLAARPHRPMDGGTTPEREGALR, encoded by the coding sequence ATGGATCATGACGAGATCCATCGCACTGCACCCCCGGCCCGGACCGGTCTCATGGTCCTCGCCGGGATCCTCGTGGCCGCACCGATCCTGGCCCTGGTGTGGGTGTCGAGCTATGCCAAGGACGGGCCGCAGCTGGGCGGCTTCCCGTTCTTCTTCTGGTACCAGCTGCTCTGGGTCTTCCTGACCTCGGGCTGCACCTACGCCGCCTACCGCATCGTGCTGGCGGCGCGGCCGCACCGACCGATGGACGGCGGAACCACACCTGAGCGTGAAGGGGCACTGCGATGA
- a CDS encoding DUF4097 family beta strand repeat-containing protein — protein MAQQWEIDGPKVLDIGGEGETVHRLKVGLVGGHVDIVTHDDSSTARLEVHEVVGRPLQVTWTGSTLRVSHVKEDADNLFESLKQSFASFGNRQLRARVSLSVPAAAEVSVSTVSADALVNGVRAEVRANTVSGSLTLDDIAGDVKANTVSGEVECHGLAGNFTGKSVSGPVTVQASRLGAIKLNTVSGDIALDLTSGAAQISSNSVSGDVTVRIPAGGGFDVTAHTASGQVVIDGRRVTIPGSRRPGGQLSEGDRALAIKANAVSGNVVMLRAATSGTPQDTPPETPQDSPRDTPQDVPGDTESAAG, from the coding sequence ATGGCACAGCAGTGGGAGATCGACGGACCCAAGGTCCTCGACATCGGCGGCGAGGGCGAGACCGTCCACCGGCTCAAGGTGGGCTTGGTCGGCGGTCACGTCGACATCGTCACGCACGACGACTCGAGCACGGCACGACTGGAGGTGCACGAGGTGGTGGGGCGGCCGCTGCAGGTCACCTGGACCGGCTCGACCCTGAGGGTCAGCCACGTCAAGGAGGACGCGGACAACCTGTTCGAGAGCCTCAAGCAGAGCTTCGCCTCCTTCGGCAACCGGCAGCTCCGCGCCCGCGTGAGCCTGTCGGTACCGGCCGCAGCCGAGGTCAGCGTGAGCACCGTCAGCGCGGACGCCCTCGTCAACGGGGTGCGCGCCGAGGTCAGGGCCAACACCGTCTCCGGGTCGCTGACCCTCGACGACATCGCCGGTGACGTCAAGGCCAACACGGTCAGCGGCGAGGTGGAGTGCCACGGCCTGGCCGGCAACTTCACCGGCAAGTCGGTCAGCGGTCCGGTCACGGTCCAGGCCAGCCGGCTCGGGGCGATCAAGCTCAACACGGTCAGCGGAGACATCGCGCTGGACCTCACCAGCGGAGCCGCCCAGATCAGCTCCAACTCGGTCTCCGGCGACGTCACGGTGCGCATCCCGGCGGGCGGCGGCTTCGACGTGACCGCACACACCGCCTCCGGCCAGGTCGTCATCGACGGCCGGCGGGTCACCATCCCGGGCTCGAGGCGACCGGGTGGTCAGCTCAGCGAAGGCGACCGGGCGCTGGCGATCAAGGCCAACGCGGTCTCCGGCAACGTCGTGATGCTGCGCGCCGCAACCAGCGGCACCCCGCAGGACACGCCACCGGAGACACCCCAGGACAGCCCCCGCGACACGCCCCAGGACGTGCCCGGCGACACCGAGAGCGCCGCCGGATGA
- a CDS encoding DUF6104 family protein codes for MYFTDRGIEELAQRRGEEEVSLEWLADQLRTFVDLNPEFETPIERFATWLARLDDDED; via the coding sequence GTGTACTTCACCGACCGGGGCATCGAGGAGCTGGCGCAGCGACGGGGCGAGGAGGAGGTCAGCCTGGAGTGGCTGGCCGACCAGCTGCGGACGTTCGTCGACCTGAACCCCGAGTTCGAGACCCCCATCGAGCGCTTTGCCACCTGGCTGGCGCGGCTCGACGACGACGAGGACTGA
- a CDS encoding GDSL-type esterase/lipase family protein, translated as MSFVDHFADEDVHDIPTEFAPTTEFHVPEGPRDIGMVFIGDSYVAGYGDPKGLGWVSRVVGRTSHPDVDLTAYNLGVRGDASTDVLARWGAECRPRWTERAERRLVIGVGANDARNGMTTARLRLSLANILDDASAAGIATFVVGPPPTLDQDFNERLEVVVEAQADVCSRRSVPYVDCFHPLLGHEQWQADLSAGDGWHPGQAGYGLIAWLVLHGGWARWLLIED; from the coding sequence GTGAGCTTTGTGGACCACTTCGCCGACGAGGACGTGCACGACATCCCGACCGAGTTCGCCCCCACCACCGAGTTCCACGTGCCCGAGGGCCCGCGTGACATCGGGATGGTGTTCATCGGCGACTCCTACGTCGCCGGCTACGGCGACCCCAAGGGCCTGGGCTGGGTGTCCCGGGTCGTGGGCCGCACCTCGCACCCGGACGTGGACCTCACGGCATACAACCTGGGCGTGCGCGGCGACGCCTCCACGGACGTCCTGGCCCGCTGGGGTGCGGAGTGCCGTCCGCGCTGGACCGAGCGCGCGGAGCGCCGGCTGGTCATCGGGGTCGGCGCCAACGACGCGCGCAACGGCATGACGACCGCCCGCCTTCGGCTGTCCCTCGCCAACATCCTCGACGACGCCTCGGCTGCGGGCATCGCGACGTTCGTGGTCGGGCCGCCGCCCACGCTGGACCAGGACTTCAACGAGCGGCTCGAGGTCGTCGTCGAGGCCCAGGCCGACGTGTGCTCGCGCCGCTCGGTCCCCTACGTCGACTGCTTCCACCCCCTGCTGGGGCACGAGCAGTGGCAGGCCGACCTCTCGGCCGGCGACGGCTGGCACCCCGGGCAGGCCGGCTACGGCCTGATCGCCTGGCTGGTGCTGCACGGCGGCTGGGCCCGCTGGCTCCTCATCGAGGACTGA
- a CDS encoding PadR family transcriptional regulator: MSPVFAHGQLRLYLLALLEEGPRHGYEIIRALEERFNGLYSPSAGTVYPRLAKLEEEGLVERSEEGRKATYRITDAGRAEVQARQLDLADLQQDLDHSVRELAQQVRSRVHGSATDLRAELKAAAKEARANATPAGTAYDAAWPLGEWGNGPAARDIEAAINAFRHDVRDAVRRVQADSQKRQEVLDILHDAAGRIREVLQRR; the protein is encoded by the coding sequence ATGAGCCCGGTCTTCGCCCACGGCCAGCTGCGGCTCTACCTGCTCGCGCTGCTCGAGGAGGGACCGCGTCACGGCTACGAGATCATCCGGGCCCTGGAGGAGCGGTTCAACGGGCTCTACTCCCCCAGCGCCGGCACGGTCTACCCGCGCCTGGCCAAGCTCGAGGAGGAGGGGCTCGTCGAGCGCTCCGAGGAGGGCCGCAAGGCGACCTACCGGATCACCGACGCCGGTCGGGCCGAGGTGCAGGCCCGTCAGCTCGACCTCGCCGACCTGCAGCAGGACCTCGACCACTCGGTCCGCGAGCTGGCCCAGCAGGTGCGCTCACGCGTGCACGGCAGTGCCACCGACCTGCGGGCCGAGCTCAAGGCGGCAGCCAAGGAGGCCAGGGCCAACGCGACGCCCGCGGGCACGGCGTACGACGCGGCGTGGCCGCTGGGCGAGTGGGGCAACGGCCCCGCCGCCCGCGACATCGAGGCGGCGATCAACGCCTTCCGCCACGACGTGCGCGACGCCGTCCGGCGGGTGCAGGCCGACAGCCAGAAGCGGCAGGAGGTGCTCGACATCCTGCACGACGCCGCGGGCCGCATCCGGGAGGTGCTGCAGCGCCGCTGA
- a CDS encoding NAD(P)-dependent malic enzyme yields the protein MSAHPSFPIHAFDPSDPVFRAHEGGKLAVTATKPLRDRRDLSLLYTPGVADVSRAIAADPSLAARYTARRNTVAVVTDGTAVLGLGDIGPLAAMPVMEGKAVLFKHFADVDAVPVCMESGTVDELVDAIARIAPTYGGINLEDISAPRCFEIERRLQERLDIPVFHDDQHGTAIVVLAGLVNAARVVGRPLASLRVVISGAGAAGVAVARLLSRAGIGDIVVCDSRGIISPRRSDLAEHKHRLAATTNPRGLTGSLADALVGADVFIGVSGGSVPEADIARMAPGSVIFALANPDPEVHPSVASRYAAVVATGRSDFPNQINNVLAFPGIFRGALDTGVPQVTEAMKVAAAHAIADLVEEPTAEEIVPSVFDERCAPAVAAAVAGLA from the coding sequence ATGTCTGCTCACCCGTCGTTCCCGATCCACGCGTTCGACCCGTCCGACCCGGTCTTCCGCGCCCACGAGGGCGGCAAGCTGGCGGTCACCGCCACCAAGCCGCTGCGTGACCGGCGTGACCTGTCCCTGCTCTACACCCCCGGTGTCGCCGACGTCTCCCGTGCCATCGCGGCCGACCCCTCGCTGGCGGCCCGCTACACCGCTCGCCGCAACACCGTCGCGGTGGTCACGGACGGGACCGCGGTGCTCGGTCTGGGTGACATCGGGCCGCTCGCAGCGATGCCCGTGATGGAGGGCAAGGCGGTGCTGTTCAAGCACTTCGCCGACGTCGATGCCGTTCCGGTGTGCATGGAGTCCGGCACGGTGGACGAGCTCGTCGACGCCATCGCCCGGATCGCCCCCACGTACGGCGGGATCAACCTCGAGGACATCTCGGCCCCGCGCTGCTTCGAGATCGAGCGCCGGCTGCAGGAGCGCCTCGACATCCCCGTCTTCCACGACGACCAGCACGGCACCGCGATCGTGGTGCTCGCCGGGCTCGTCAACGCCGCCAGGGTGGTGGGCCGTCCGCTGGCGTCGCTGCGGGTGGTCATCTCCGGCGCCGGTGCGGCCGGGGTCGCCGTGGCCCGGCTGCTGAGCCGGGCCGGCATCGGCGACATCGTCGTCTGCGACTCCCGCGGCATCATCTCCCCGCGCCGCTCGGACCTGGCCGAGCACAAGCACCGCCTCGCCGCGACGACCAACCCGCGCGGGCTGACCGGCTCGCTCGCCGACGCCCTCGTGGGCGCCGACGTGTTCATCGGCGTCTCCGGCGGCTCGGTGCCCGAGGCCGACATCGCCCGCATGGCCCCGGGCTCGGTCATCTTCGCCCTGGCCAACCCCGACCCGGAGGTGCACCCCTCGGTCGCCTCCCGGTATGCCGCGGTGGTCGCCACCGGGCGCTCGGACTTCCCGAACCAGATCAACAACGTGCTGGCCTTCCCGGGGATCTTCCGCGGCGCCCTCGACACCGGCGTCCCGCAGGTCACCGAGGCGATGAAGGTGGCGGCCGCCCATGCCATCGCGGACCTGGTCGAGGAGCCCACCGCGGAGGAGATCGTGCCCAGCGTCTTCGACGAGCGGTGTGCGCCGGCCGTTGCCGCGGCCGTGGCGGGCCTGGCCTGA
- a CDS encoding peptidase S24: MEPTLHEGDRLLVLHGARARVGRLAVVRLPPGPDGPRPLAVKRVTGRDPGGGDGWWVERDNPREGVDSWQVGAIPPGDVQALVLGRVPGRRALATMALGTLLLSRRRRRG; encoded by the coding sequence ATGGAGCCGACCCTGCACGAGGGCGATCGCCTGCTCGTGCTGCACGGGGCGCGCGCCCGGGTGGGCCGGCTGGCCGTGGTCCGGCTGCCGCCCGGCCCTGACGGCCCGCGCCCGCTGGCGGTCAAGCGCGTGACCGGACGCGACCCCGGCGGCGGTGACGGCTGGTGGGTCGAACGCGACAACCCCCGCGAGGGCGTGGACTCCTGGCAGGTCGGCGCGATCCCCCCCGGCGACGTGCAGGCGCTGGTCCTCGGGCGGGTGCCCGGCCGCCGGGCGCTGGCCACGATGGCGCTCGGGACACTGCTGCTGAGCCGCCGTCGCCGACGGGGATGA
- a CDS encoding ABC transporter substrate-binding protein, producing the protein MTRPSSPVLRAAVGVAVASLALSACGSNTLSSGGSTSSGPAPTATKNAALAAKLPAKIKSSGEIVIGTDATYAPNEFLATDGKTVQGMDVDLFNAVAQEFGVKARFVPANFDSIILGVDSGKYDMGISSFSITDERKKQVNMVSYYTAGTQWIAAKGNPKKVNPDDACGLNVAVQKATTQLDDVTARSKKCTSAGKKPINIIVEVGQDKVTADVTSGKADAMLADSPVGLYAVKQTGGELEAVGSIYDSAPYGYVIPKSETEFGNALVEALKQLESSGGYKQALAKWGIQTGAINNFALNP; encoded by the coding sequence ATGACCCGTCCTTCCTCCCCTGTCCTCCGCGCCGCTGTCGGCGTCGCGGTGGCGAGCCTCGCCCTCAGCGCGTGCGGTTCGAACACCCTTTCGTCGGGCGGGTCAACCTCCAGCGGGCCGGCACCGACCGCGACCAAGAACGCCGCCCTGGCCGCCAAGCTCCCGGCCAAGATCAAGTCCTCGGGCGAGATCGTCATCGGCACTGACGCCACCTACGCCCCCAACGAGTTCCTGGCCACCGACGGCAAGACCGTCCAGGGCATGGACGTCGACCTGTTCAACGCCGTGGCCCAGGAGTTCGGCGTCAAGGCCAGGTTTGTGCCGGCCAACTTCGACTCGATCATCCTCGGCGTCGACAGCGGCAAGTACGACATGGGCATCTCCAGCTTCTCGATCACCGATGAGCGCAAGAAGCAGGTCAACATGGTCAGCTACTACACCGCGGGCACGCAGTGGATCGCCGCCAAGGGCAACCCGAAGAAGGTCAACCCCGACGACGCCTGCGGCCTCAACGTGGCCGTCCAGAAGGCCACCACCCAGCTCGACGACGTGACGGCGCGCAGCAAGAAGTGCACGAGTGCCGGCAAGAAGCCGATCAACATCATCGTCGAGGTCGGACAGGACAAGGTGACTGCCGACGTCACCAGCGGGAAGGCCGACGCGATGCTCGCCGACTCCCCCGTCGGGCTCTACGCCGTCAAGCAGACCGGTGGCGAGCTCGAGGCCGTCGGCTCGATCTACGACTCGGCGCCCTACGGCTACGTCATCCCCAAGAGCGAGACCGAGTTCGGCAACGCCCTGGTCGAGGCTCTCAAGCAGCTGGAGAGCTCCGGCGGCTACAAGCAGGCCCTGGCCAAGTGGGGCATCCAGACCGGCGCCATCAACAACTTCGCCCTCAACCCGTGA